The following proteins come from a genomic window of Malus domestica chromosome 02, GDT2T_hap1:
- the LOC139191070 gene encoding uncharacterized protein, which produces MSGINRRFIPQWFDEFDWLEYSVSKDAAFCLYCYLFKTNFEQVGSEAFTGDGFKNWKKGRERFKMHVGPVGSVHNKAREAATNLMNQATHIETAVSKHSDQARKAYRTCLIASIKCTKFLLRQGLPFRGHDESATSSNRGNYLELLQFLAYNNDKVREVVMENAPGNLKLLAPSIQKEIVNSCALETLDAIMDGLKDRFFSILVDEARDVSVKEQMAMVLRYVDDNGHVIERFVGIQHVTDTTSSSLKDAIDTLFSRYGLSISKLRGQGYDGASNMRGELNGLKTKILREQPCAYYVHCFAHQLQLALVAVAKNNIDIASFFATANNVVNHVGVSCKRRDSLRGQLQEELVIAFENDCLITGRGLNQETSLKRAGDTRWNSHYGTLISIISMFSSVVHVLQMVIDDNPNESAGEANTLMRVILTFEFVFHLFLMKVILGLTNDLS; this is translated from the coding sequence ATGTCGGGAATTAATCGACGCTTCATTCCCCAATggtttgatgagtttgattggttggagtatagtGTATCTAAAGATGCGGCATTTTGTCTCTATTGCTATctctttaaaaccaattttgaaCAAGTGGGTAGTGAAGCTTTCACTGGAGATGGATTTAAGAAttggaagaaagggagagaaagatttaaGATGCATGTTGGACCGGTTGGGAGTGTTCATAATAAGGCTAGAGAAGCTgctacaaatttgatgaatcaaGCTACACATATTGAAACGGCAGTGAGCAAACACTCTGACCAAGCTCGTAAGGCTTATCGCACATGCTTGATTGCTTCAATCAAGTGCACTAAGTTTTTATTGCGACAAGGTCTTCCTTTTCGTGGCCATGATGAAAGTGCCACTTCAAGCAATAGGGGAAATTACTTGGAGTTATTGCAATTTCTTgcatataataatgataaagttagagaagttgtgatggaaaatgctccggggaatctcaaattactagctccttccattcaaaaagaaattgtgaattcatGTGCCCTTGAAACACTTGATGCTATCATGGATGGTCTAAAAGATAGATTCTTTTCAATATTGGTGGATGAAGCACGTGATGTGTCTGTGAAAGAGCAAATGGCTATGGTGTTGCGTTATGTGGATGACAACGGGCATGTAATTGAAAGATTTGTGGGTATCCAACATGTTACCGACACTACTTCAAGTTCACTAAAGGATGCTATTGACACATTGTTTTCTCGCTACGGTTTGAGCATTTCCAAGCTACGAGGACAAGGTTATGATGGTGCTAGCAATATGAGAGGTGAGTTGAAtggccttaaaacaaagatattgagagaacaaccttgtgcatattatgttcattgctttgctCATCAACTTCAACTAGCTCTTGTTGCCGTAGCAAAGAATAATATAGACATTGCCTCTTTTTTTGCAACGGCTAATAATGTGGTTAATCATGTTGGAGTATCTTGTAAGCGGCGTGATTCACTTAGAGGGCAACTTCAAGAAGAGCTTGTGATAGCTTTTGAAAATGATTGTCTTATAACGGGGCGAGgcttaaatcaagaaacaagtcTCAAACGTGCCGGTGACACACGATGGAACTCACACTATGGTACCTTGATTAGCATCATTTCTATGTTTTCATCCGTGGTTCATGTGCTTCAAATGGTTATTGATGATAATCCCAATGAAAGTGCGGGTGAAGCAAATACGTTAATGAGAGTGATACTtacttttgagtttgtgtttcaccttttcttgatgaaagtcatattgggactcacaaatgatttgtcataa